In Psychrilyobacter piezotolerans, the genomic window TTTGCTATTTTGGTTAAACTTCATGTGGATACCTCCGTAAAATATTAGGGTTTAGTCGTCTTAATTTTACATCGAGGTATCTTTTTTTTTCAACCATTTACTTTTTTATTATACAGGAATGCTCCTTTCTGTTAAATATTTAATCTCTATTACCAAATCAAAGGTAATTAAAAAATAATCATATTCACTACTATACTTAATATGATTATTTATGTATAAATCCTTTTAAAAAAAATTCATTAGGTATAAAAAAAATCCTTGACTTTCAATTTAAAAACTGTTATCATTATTTTGTAATCAATACAAAAATGAAACGAAAATCAAATAAAGGGAGTGAATTAGAATGGCTAAAATGAGATGTACAGTATGTGGGGAAATATTAGATGCAAGTTTTGAGGTCTGTCCAGTATGTAAGGCAGGGAAAGACAAATTCGTAGCTTATGATGAGAATGCTACTGAAGAGTGGGCAACTGAACATAAATTAGGAGAAGGTTTAGCTTGCGGGGATGCAGAGATCATCGAAGGTTTAAAAGCTAACTTTGCAGGAGAATGTACAGAAGTAGGGATGTACTTGGCAATGTCAAGAGTAGCAGACAGAGAGGGATATCCGGAAGTAGCTGAAGCTTACAAGAGAATTGCATTTGAAGAGGCAGAACATGCAGCTAAATTTGCTGAATTGTTAGGAGAAGTGGTAACAGATTCATCGGAAGAAAACTTAAGATTAAGAGTAGCAGCTGAATATGGAGCTACATCTGGTAAATTCGAATTAGCTAAGAGAGCTAAACAATTAGGATTCGATGCAATCCACGATACAGTGCACGAGATGGCTAAAGATGAAGCCAGACACGGAAAAGCATTCAAAGGTTTATTAGAGAGACATTTTGAAGGGAAATAATTAAATTACTATAAAAGAGGTGGAAGATATGAAAAAATATGTTTGTGAAGTATGTGGATATGTTTATGATCCAGAAGTTGGAGATGTAGATAACGGAATTGAAGCTGGTACTAAGTTTGAAGACCTGCCTGAAGACTGGGTTTGCCCGCCATGCAGCATGGGTAAAGATGTATTTGCTGAAGAAAACTAAAATAAAAGACCTCCCGACTGCTATTACAGCTGGGAGGTCTTTTATTTTTATATTATCTTTTTGTTATTGTACCATTTTTAATATCCAAGGTGAAATTTTCACTTGGAAGATCTGTAGAAAATTTTAGCATGATAGAAAAAATGCCATTAAACCTTTTTTTGAAAACATTTGATATACTATTTTCCCCAGAAATTTTATTATCTGCATAAACAAGTTTGATGTCAGTATCTGAAAGAACTTTAGATAGAAGTTTATATTGCTCAATTCTCTCAGGAGAGATCTCTTTTAAAGCCAGGGAATCTGCATTTCTTAGTTTATAAAAATCAGTTATAAGGTCAAATCCACTCCAGTTTTCATAGTCTTCCAAAGATTCATCTTTATTTAATAGATTTTTAGCTTTATCTTCTGCATTCACCCATTCAGGGGTATTTTTAAAATCAATGTTATTCCATTGATCGAGACTTATTTCTGTCTCTAATTGTGAAAGGATAAGCATCTCTTTTCCATTGAGTTTAAAAATCATTTCTTTGATATCTTCAGGCCATTCCTTTGGTAGGAAACGAAGCCTGACTAATTCTTTAATGTGCCACTGATTAAATT contains:
- a CDS encoding ferritin family protein, which encodes MAKMRCTVCGEILDASFEVCPVCKAGKDKFVAYDENATEEWATEHKLGEGLACGDAEIIEGLKANFAGECTEVGMYLAMSRVADREGYPEVAEAYKRIAFEEAEHAAKFAELLGEVVTDSSEENLRLRVAAEYGATSGKFELAKRAKQLGFDAIHDTVHEMAKDEARHGKAFKGLLERHFEGK
- the rd gene encoding rubredoxin — translated: MKKYVCEVCGYVYDPEVGDVDNGIEAGTKFEDLPEDWVCPPCSMGKDVFAEEN